The stretch of DNA ATCGCGCATTGGATAAGTCATCGGGCTGTTAATTTCATCGGACTAACATTGGGCGTTCCAAATTGAAATGCCGGTAACGAACTTGGTCCGGATTTTCCTATTCAACGAATATTGACTTCCCGTCCAACGCAACTAAACTATGCGGTCCGTACTCTCATAGGGTATGCAGCGCATTCTGCAATCTGGTTCTCCGCTGTCGCGCCGTTTCGAGGCTGCGCAGGAGAAGATTCTGGAGTGGCTTCAGTGCGGATTGGCGCCGCGGCAGCTTGCTTTTACACTGGCTTTGGGCTTTGCCATTGGCTGCATTCCGCTGCTGGGCGTGACGACGGCCATCTGCGCGTTGCTGGCAATGATGCTGCGGTTGAATATGCCGGCGATCCAGGCAGCGAACTGGGTCGCGATGCCGCTCCAGGTCGTGCTGTTGATTCCCTTCCTGCGCCTCGGTCACTGGCTCTTCCGCGGCGAATCGGTCGCTTTCAATCCTGCTCAGCTCCTGCTCCAGATCGAGGCTGCGCCCTGGCACTCGCTGGTGCAGATGAGCGGCCTTTTCGGACATGCGGTAGTGGCCTGGATGATTACGGCAGGACCGGCGCTGGCGCTCTTTACCATCCTTCTGACTCCTTTAATGCACCGAATTTCAAGGCTTGTTCCGGTCGCGGCCGACTGAGGTTCGTCTGGTCGATCATTCGGATCGACTGGTCAGGCGCTGCGCAGGGTCATATGCAAAATCTCCGGTGGACACGCGAATCGTATTGGTAGCTCGACGGTGCCTATTCCGCGATTGACATAGAGCTGCATCCTTCCAAACCGGAACCAGCCTTCGACGTACTTCCGGCCCATCGGCGGGAGGCTCATAGGGCCGACAAAGGGCATGCGGATCTGGCCGCCGTGGGTGTGACCGCTCAACATGAGATCTACTGCCCGGCCCGCTGGAGTTGCGATAAGGTCGTCTACGTAATCCGGCGCGTGACACATCAGAATGACCGGTTCGTTCGGACGGTTGCGGATCGAAGCGGGAATAGCCAAATCGGGGTCCGGAAGGCCTTCAAATGGATCATCGAGTCCCGCGAGCCAGATTCGGCCGCCGGTTCTCTCCCCAAAGCGTTCAATCGGCAGGCACCCGTTGTTCAGGACGAGGATGCCGCTGGCCGTCAATGCCTCCGTGACGCTCGGCGCTCCGACGGCTACGTCGTGGTTGCCCATCACTGCGTAGAGTTGCCGGCAATGGAGTTCGCTGAGGATCTTCGCACACTCCCACGCTGCGCGGTTAGCAAAGGCTTTAGACCGAGGCTCATCGCTGACAAAGTCGCCGGTCAGCAGGATTGCATCGGGCTTCATGCTATTTATCTTGTCGACCACCTGGCGCAGGAAAAACGGCTCCGTGAATTCGTCCAGATGGATGTCGCTGATTTGTACGACACGGACGCCATCGAACGAGGCGGGCAGGCCTCGGAGGCGCACCTCGGCCTCGGTCACATCGATCCGATAACGCTCAATTTCGGTGGAATAGAGCATTAATCCAGCAGCGCCGAAAATACCTGTTTTCACTAAAGCGCGCCGGGTGACGATCTGGGGTGAAAAAAAGTGAGAAAAAGCCATACTTTCATGCTATCCGGCGTCTTGGTCCGCAAACGGTCCGGTTTGGGTATGTATTGGTATGAATTGGCCCAATTTTCGCTGCGGAACTGGCTTTGCGCTTTCCAGCCACGCGGTGTGGATCAGGCCGCGAGAACCCGCGCTTTTGCTCATGACCGTGCTTTTGGCTCCGCTGATGCACTGGATTTCGAGGCTTGCGGCGGTCTCAGCCGACTAAGGTTCAGCACTCAAATCGGCTCATCAGGCACTGCGCAGGGTTAGCTGTGTAATCTCCGGCGGGCAAGCGAATCGAAACGGCAGCCCGACGGTGCCTATGCCGCGATTGACGTAGAGCTGCATCTTCCCAAAGCGAAACCAGCCCTCGACATACTTCCTGCCCAGCTCTGGAAGAGCCAAAGGACCCAACGCGGGTATGCGGACCTGGCCTCCATGGGTGTGACCGCTCAACATGAGATCGACGGCCCGGCCGGCTGGAGTCACGAGCAGGTCATCGGCGTAATCGGGCGCGTGACACATCAGAATCACGGGTTCCTTCGCCTGATTGCGTATTGAGACGGGAATAGCTAGATCGGCGTCTGGATCGCCCTTGCACGGATCGTCGAGTCCCGCGAGCCAGATTCGGCCGCCGGTTCGATCGCCGAAGCGTTCGATCGGCAGATATGCGTTTCTGAGAACCGTGACGCCATGGGCGGTTAACGCCTCGATGATGTTCTGCTCACCGACGGACACGTCATGGTTGCCGAGCACGGCGTAGAGTTGCCTGCACCGCAGTTCGCTGAGAATGCTGGCGCATTGCCATGCTGCGCCAGCCGCAAAATGCTTCGATCGAGGCACATCGCTAACGAAGTCGCCGGTGAGCAGGACTGCGTCGGGCTGCATGCGATTGATCTTGTCTACCGCGTCGCGCAGGAAAAACGGCTCCGTGTACTCCTCCATGTGGATATCGCTGAGTTGTACGATTTGGACACCGTCGAACGCGTCCGCAAGGCCGCGCAGTTGCACTTCGGCCTGCGTGATCTCGATCCAATGGCGCTCAATTTCGCCGGAATAGAGGGCCAACCCGGCGGCGCCTAGAACTCCTGCCTTCAGTAAACCGCGCCGGCTTATGGGCCGACGGGAGAGAGAATCAAAAAAAGCCATAGTTTCATGCTATCCGGCTTCTTGCTTTGCGGATGATCCGGTTTTGGCTGAGTTGGTTTAATTCCGTTCGGGAACCGGTTTTGCGCTTTCCAGCCAGGCGGTGTAGATCAGGTCGCGCAGTTCGCTGGCTCCGGCGGCGATGCGCTCTGCGGTGAAAGCGCGAGACTCGGAAGTTCCTGCGTTATCGAATGCTCCGGCTTTATCGAAGGAGTAAACGGTGTCGATCATCGTGGCCGTGTGGCGCAGGTAGGCGACATAGCTGTCGAAGACATCGCCGGTGATCGCCTTGGGCTCGGTCATCTTCGGGGCCACATCGGCGGCTTTGATGTTGGCGGAGACGAACTGAGTTTCGAAGCGGCTGTGAATGCCGTGCGCCGTGGTGTATCCGTTGGGATTGTCTTTTAGCGTCCATCCGTCATAGTTGATCGTCGTATGAAGAGGCTGAGAGCCGTCGCCAACGTAGTGGCCGAGCCAACCGGCATAGAAGATAGCGGCTTCTTCCACGGCGTGCAGGTCGTTCTGATTCGCGGTTTTATCGGCGGAAAGGCGGCGGTATTCGCGAAGATCTGCTTTGAGACGCTGCCAGACTTCCAGGGTTTCCCAGGGCTGAAGGCCGATCTTTTCCGGACGCTGCCCGTGGGCGAAGGCCAGGGCTTCGAAGTCGAGGCGGTTGCGCGGAAGTGGTCCGAGCGCATCGGCCGGTTCCAGATCCAGGAAGTGCTCGGGGGCCTGGGCTGCGCTCAGTTCGGGTTCGGCACGGGAGCGCCAGCGGTCGGGTTCGGGACCGAGGTATTCGATTTCTG from Acidicapsa acidisoli encodes:
- a CDS encoding DUF2062 domain-containing protein gives rise to the protein MQRILQSGSPLSRRFEAAQEKILEWLQCGLAPRQLAFTLALGFAIGCIPLLGVTTAICALLAMMLRLNMPAIQAANWVAMPLQVVLLIPFLRLGHWLFRGESVAFNPAQLLLQIEAAPWHSLVQMSGLFGHAVVAWMITAGPALALFTILLTPLMHRISRLVPVAAD
- a CDS encoding metallophosphoesterase, with the protein product MLYSTEIERYRIDVTEAEVRLRGLPASFDGVRVVQISDIHLDEFTEPFFLRQVVDKINSMKPDAILLTGDFVSDEPRSKAFANRAAWECAKILSELHCRQLYAVMGNHDVAVGAPSVTEALTASGILVLNNGCLPIERFGERTGGRIWLAGLDDPFEGLPDPDLAIPASIRNRPNEPVILMCHAPDYVDDLIATPAGRAVDLMLSGHTHGGQIRMPFVGPMSLPPMGRKYVEGWFRFGRMQLYVNRGIGTVELPIRFACPPEILHMTLRSA
- a CDS encoding metallophosphoesterase, whose protein sequence is MAFFDSLSRRPISRRGLLKAGVLGAAGLALYSGEIERHWIEITQAEVQLRGLADAFDGVQIVQLSDIHMEEYTEPFFLRDAVDKINRMQPDAVLLTGDFVSDVPRSKHFAAGAAWQCASILSELRCRQLYAVLGNHDVSVGEQNIIEALTAHGVTVLRNAYLPIERFGDRTGGRIWLAGLDDPCKGDPDADLAIPVSIRNQAKEPVILMCHAPDYADDLLVTPAGRAVDLMLSGHTHGGQVRIPALGPLALPELGRKYVEGWFRFGKMQLYVNRGIGTVGLPFRFACPPEITQLTLRSA
- a CDS encoding S1/P1 nuclease, with the protein product MRTEPLRRLAACTLILTSFTPLSSFGWGSDGHRMINRLAATTLPADVPAFLRTDTAAAEIEYLGPEPDRWRSRAEPELSAAQAPEHFLDLEPADALGPLPRNRLDFEALAFAHGQRPEKIGLQPWETLEVWQRLKADLREYRRLSADKTANQNDLHAVEEAAIFYAGWLGHYVGDGSQPLHTTINYDGWTLKDNPNGYTTAHGIHSRFETQFVSANIKAADVAPKMTEPKAITGDVFDSYVAYLRHTATMIDTVYSFDKAGAFDNAGTSESRAFTAERIAAGASELRDLIYTAWLESAKPVPERN